Genomic window (Desulforapulum autotrophicum HRM2):
GCTGACCCGGAGGATGGTTTCTTCCAATGGAGACCCCATGGTGTTCATTCCGCTTAAAGACGCCCAGGAAGCCCAGTTTCTCAAGGATAATGACGCCATCCGGGGGCAGCGTCGACGCACGGCCGAGAACCCTGCCCTCAACCCCCTGCTTGATGCGGTTATTGCCTCGCAAACCACCAACCCTTACGTCAATGCCGTTTTAGTGCAGGTTGAAGCAGGCCATGATCCGGAAAAAGTCGCCGGGTCGATCCGCCGCTGGAAGCGCTTAACCGTCTACACCCGCAGCCAGATGGAGGAAATTCTGGTTGGAAAGCTGATCGCTACCTCCGCCAGACAGATCTTCATGTTCCTGGTAATCCTTTCGATTGTCAGCTCTGCCATTGTCGCCTTCATCATCTACACCCTGACACTCGGGAAAATTCGTGAAATTGCCGTTTTAAAATTACTCGGCACCAGGAACCGCACCATTGTCGGCCTGATCATGCAACAGTCCATCGCCCTGGGTTTGATCGGCTTTGTGGTGGGCAAGATCTCGGCAACTTTATTAATGGCGCCCATCTTTCCCAAATATGTACTGCTGCAACCGCTCGACTCTGTTATGGGTTTTATCGCCGTGGTCATAATCTGCATACTGTCGAGCATTATCGCCATTCGTGCCGCGCTCAGAGTCGATCCGGCCGAGGCCATAGGGGGCTGACATGACTGCAAAAGGTATTCGTATCGAGGGGGTAAAAAAACGTTATGGCAGCGGAGATACCGCCGTTGATGCCCTGAAGATGGTAGACATGCACGTTGCGCCGGGCGAAGTTGTTGGGCTGATAGGTCCTTCTGGATCTGGCAAAAGTACGCTCCTTAAATGTCTGGGAGCGGTGATCGAGCCGACCGCCGGAAAAATGATACTCGGAGATGACATCATTTATGACGACGGCTGGAAGGTCAAAGATCTTCGCGCCCTGCGCCGGGACCGGATCGGCTTTGTATTCCAGGCACCTTATCTGATTCCCTTCCTCGACGTCACCGACAATGTCGCCCTTCTGCCCATGCTGGCGGGAATGCCAAACACCGAGGCGCGTAAACGGGCAATAGAATTGTTTAAAGCGCTTGATGTGGAACATCGCGCCAAGGCCATGCCCTCTCAACTCTCTGGTGGAGAACAGCAACGCGTGGCTATTGCACGGGGACTGGTCAATCGTCCTCCGGTAATACTGGCCGATGAACCGACCGCTCCGCTGGATAGCGAGCGCGCCCTGGCTGTAATCCGGATATTGAACGACATGGCTCAAAAATTCGAGACCGCCATTATTGTCGTCACCCACGATGAAAAAATCATTCCCACCTTTAAACGCATATATAACATCCGTGAAGGGGTGACCTATGAAGAAAAAGGTGAAGGACGTGGTTTCAAATGAGGTTAACCCAGAAAGGTATTTAAAATGATAAACAAGGAGCATTTTATGAACAAAAATAAAATGGTCAGTTACACGTTGATTGGTGTTTATGCCTTTTTACTGACAGGATGTGCCCTGGGACCGGATTTTCAACCTCCTGTTCCTCCGGATGTGGCTGGCTATACCTCCACGCCATTGACCCCAAATTTTGAAGCCTCTCCCACCATGCTGGGTGATCCACAAAACATTATTAAAGGAGAACGACCAACGAAATATTGGTGGGAAGGGATGGGTGTTGAAAAACTAGACATGCTCATCAGCGAAGCTTTGGAACATAACCCAACCCTGATGGCGGCAGCGGCTTCCTTGCGTCAGGCCCAGGAACTTTATGCGGCAAAGGCGGGTTCGACACTTTATCCCCAGGCTGAAGCCAACCTCACCGGCCAGCGCCAGCGATTCAACCCCAATTCATCGGGGCTGATCGACGATGCCAGGCAATTCGGTCTTTACAACGCCAGCCTGGGCGTCACCTATACATTTGACCTGGCCGGAGGCAACCGCAGGGCCTTGGAAGCGCTGGCCGCCCGGAGCGATTATCAGCAGTTTCAATTAGAGGGCGCTCGTTTGACACTGGTGGCAAATATCGTAACAACGGCCATTGCCCAGGCAAGGCTGAAAAGACAGACTGAAATCATAGAAAACATCTTGACGTCCCAGGAAAACCAAATAGAATTAACCCTGGAACGCATTCGTCTGGGTCATGGAGAACCGGATGATGCGTTGGCCCTGCAAACACAGTTGGAGCAAACGCGCGCCCAACTAACGCCGTTACGTTATCAACTTCAACAAAACAACCATTTTTTGGCCGTTCTTGTGGGTAGAGCCCCAGGAGAACGTCTGCTGCCGTCGTTTACCCTGGAGGATTTCACCCTGCCGCCGGAGTTGCCGTTATTAATCCCCTCTGAACTGGTGCATGCAAGGCCGGATATTCTCGGCGCTGAAGCGTTGCTGCATGCCTCTAATGCAGAATACGGGGTTGCCGTATCGAAACTATATCCCCAACTCAACCTCAGCGCCGATCTTGGATCCCAGGCACTGACGACCGGGGCGTTGTTCGGCGGTGGTTCTGCCGTTTGGAGTTTGGTAGGGCAACTGACACAACCTTTGTTCAAACCAGGCCTGCCCGCTGAAAAGAGAGCGGCTCTCTCCGCCTTTGATGCGGCTGCGGCAAACTACCAGTCCGTCGTTCTGGAGGCTCTTCGCAACGTAGCTGATGTATTGCGGGCATTGGAGAATGATTCAAAAAGGCTGGAGGCTCTTTCTGCCGCTGATTTAGCTGCTGAGAAGTCTTTAGAGTCGGCACAGCGTCGGTATAGGCTTGGAGCAACCAGCTATTACGATCTGCTTATTGCACAACAACAACGGCTTCAGACTGAACTCGATCTAACAGAAGGTCAGGCCAAACGCCTGGTCAACACTGCTGCTTTTTACCAGGCCATGGGCCTTGATCATCGTTTCGACCAATGAAAAAATTGTTAAGGTTAAACCAAGGCATTGAGACATTGATAGAATATATTTTAATACACCATAGCGGAAAGTGAGGTTTCATATGAAGGATAAGATACTCATTAAAGTCATCGACAGGCTGGAGTGATCTTCATCTTTTTAACAATTCGAGGGCTTCTGTCATATTTTTAAACCTTTGGGCAGGATCTATTTTACAGGCCTTTACAATAAACTGATTTAGCCCCCGGGGAAGTTCTGGGACAATTTGTTCAGGGTTTGGGATCTCTTTTTCACAACGCATTCTGGTAAAAAGCACCGAATCTTCCTCCGGGTAAGGCCTTTGACCTGTAACCATCTCAAAAGCAGAGATTCCCAGTGAGTATATTTCACTTTGCAGACTGGCTCTTTCGCCTTTCAATAATTCCGGTGCAAGATAAGGATATGCACCGTCAAAAATATCATCATCTTCATGGATGGAACAGGCAAGGCCAAAATCCACCAGCTTTACCCTGTCATCTTCAACAATCATCAGATTACCCGGGTTAATATCTTTGTGCAGAATCCCGCTGCAATAGGCATAGTGAATCGCCTGGCAGGTCTGGACAAGATAATTGATGGCTTTAGGAGGGGAGATTGTTTTATGCCGCTGGATGATTTCCAAAATGGATTCACCCTCAAGATACTCCATTATAATAAATATGGTCCGGTATCGCTCCACCATATCATACACTTTGATAATATTCCCATGGGCCAGCATGTCCACTATGTGAGCTTCTTTTTTGAGCCTTGCAAGAAAATCCGAGTCCAGAACCAGATGGTGCCGCATCATCTTTATGGCAACAGGGTTTCCGGATACCAGATCTTTTCCTCTATACACAATGCTGTATCCGCCCCGGCCGATAATATCCGTTGCCAGGTAGTTGCCGATGGTCCGATAGGATGTCGGCCTTTTTGAATCAAAGCGGTTTGCAACAATTTCGGTCAAAAATTCCCAAAGATCTGGATCATTTTTTGGAATGTCTTCGAATTCTGATCGTTTGATGACCCAGGCATCAATCTCACTTTCAGCTTCCACATGGGCCATACTTGGCTCTCCGGTAAATAAAGCACTCATATTTACAAGATCCCCTTCACTCCGATGATCGACCGGATAAAGTCGGCCATTTTTTTCCACCAGCACAATACAGGCACCCTGTCTGATAATATATGCCTCATCCATTTCTTTACCCTGGAACACAAACCGTTTCCCAGGCTTAATAAGGGTCCGCCTCAACTGCTTTAGAAAGGAGGATTCCTTTTGTCGGCAATGGACAAATCTTAAAAATTTAGTTCTAAGGTTCCGCGTGCCCTCTTCGGCAAGAACCATGTGGTAAAAATCACATTCCTTGCATTTTTCTCGTTTCTCCAGATAGTGACCCTGCCGATCTTTGAGACAAAGCGTGTTTGGAACCGCCCAGCAGAACCGTCCTGCGTTTTTGCCGGAATTGATACCTGAAAAACTTTGGTCCGACGCCGCAGGACAAATTTTGCCCAGCCCGGCATTCACACCTCCTGGTTCCAATCCGCAACCCATGTATTCCCAGCAATTTAGCCGTTTATTGCTCATGATTTTTTAATTTCGAAAATTAATTCTTTCATTTTTTGAAGCCTGGATAGATTATCGCTGATCATTTGTCGTGTGTTATACCCTGCTTCTTCTTCATCAAACTGGTTCTTTAATTCTCTTTTTTCATCTTCGGACAATTCGGTTTCTGCCATGGGATAGAACAAACGATTCTCTATGAAGATATGCCGCTTTAAAATTGAAATATAAACGGCAAGGTTTTCCAAAAGTGTTGTTGTGGCGATTTCACCGCATTTTTCATACCCAGTTAAAGAATCTTCTATCTTCTTTATACACCGCCGGTTTAACTCGTGCTGATAACGCAAAGATCCTATCCCAAGATCAATACGGCCACCCTTTTTGGACGCCAGAACGCTGAATAAAAGATATTCTTCTTTATAATGATGGAGTTGGTCTGCATATTCCTCAAAAAAAAGAACAGCTGTTTTAAAAAAATCTACTGAGGGTTGACGGTTTTGTTCCAGAAGGTCCCTTGCCTTTTCCAGATAGTTGATTCCCTGGAGGATATGGGCATGTTCTTGGGTTAATCTTGATAAAACATCCATAATTAGATTCCTTTGCCTATCTTTTGATAGTTTTACAATCAGAATGCTGGATATTTTCTATTGTTTTTTAATATTGATTAATAATCAAGGCCACCATCAGCATGATCATCACATCAGCCCCACCGGACAAATATGCACAAAAATATGTTAACAGTTATCAGTTAAATAGATATCTGATTATAATCACCAAATCATTGACTTAGATCAAGTAATTTTATTTTCAAGTTTGATTTGTACATAAACATAAGCTATTTATCATCTGGGATTCGCCAATTCCATTAATTGAATTGATCCGGAAAAAATGTAAAGAATGATTTTGATGATAAAACAATTTAAAGGCCAGCAATTTCGTAAGCAGGATTTGCTTCCCATGACTTGAGTATCAGATCTGAAGCAATTATTTGTTCCATATGTGCATTTAATCGGATTGTTTATTTTGGCTCAGTATGTTGTTTAAAAGAATCGATTCAGATCAAGGTTGCTGTTTTATCTGTTTCTTTTCTTTCTGATGGTCACGGTTCAGATGAAAATTGATCCAGGAAGAAGTCTTGTTCAACTCCCAATTTCTGGGAGGTACCTTATCTTCCAGAAAGGTGGACAGCTTGCCGGCATAATCCAGGCGCTTATATGCCCTGACCCATATGCATTCTTTATCCGGGTAGACCTCACAGGCACCATTCCGGCTGCCGCCGCAGGGGCCGTTGCGTGTATGCTTGGGGCACCCTGATTCAGGACACAGGAAGGCGGTGTGCTGGATGCCGCAGTCCCCACAACTCTGGCAGGACAGCAGGGGGATTTTTATGGGGTCTTCCAGGCAGTGTTTTAATACCCATTCTTTATCATGGGATTCCAGAAAAGCGGCCAGTTTTCGATAAACCGGTGCCAGCCCGGCTGTTTTGTTAAAAAAAAGATTATGGGCGAAACAAAGCATTCCATAGGGCCAGTGATTTATCACCCTCTCCTTTAGTCCGGGTTTGAAAGCAGGGATGTTTTTATCCTCAACGATTTTATCATAAACGTAATAAGCGTTTTTTTCCTTACCGGAAAATTCATTCATATGGGCGGGCCAGTCATCTCCAATTTTTTCCATGCGGTCCAGGATACGGGCAACGGTCGTGAAGCTCCGGTGTACACCACCGATGTGAATCCCCCGGAAACCGATCCCCTTGAGAATAGCACCCAGACGGGCAGACCTTTCAATGGCTGCGTTGAGGCCTTCTTTTGGGATTTTCCATTCCTGGGTCACCTTTTCATAAAGGGCATCAGACACATGGGCGCCAGGTACCCTGTGCTTGTTCATGGCCCGGGCCGCTTTAGGGCTGAGCAGGAAAACCGAAGCCATCACCGGTATGTGTGCATTCTTTTCATTATGATATCGGATCAGTTCATTGAATTTGTTGATGTCATAGCCGAGCTGGGTAATGGCAAAGGAGGCACCGGCATCAATTTTCATGTCCAGTTTCTTATATTGCGCCAGGCATTCTGATTTCAATGTTTTAAATGGGGAAACGCCGCATCCACTGAAAAAGGGATCTGGATCACCCGATGTCATCATGCGGTTGCTAAGCCCCTTTACCATGCGGGTCAAAAGGACGGAATCCAGATCAAATACCGGAGCCCCCCTTCCGCCAAAGCCTTTGCCGCTGTAATCCCCTGTCAGGCATAAAATGTTTTTCATGCCCATGCGTGCCAGCTGAAGGGCACGGCTTTCCATACCGACCCGGTTCATGTCCCGGCAGGTAAAATGAACAATGACATCCAGCCCATGCCTGAAAATTTCATATCCCAGCACATCCGGGGACAACGAGGGGTTGCCCCCGGGGTTGTCGGTTATGGATACGGCAGAGACCCTGCCGTCGGAAAACGCATCTTTTGCGATGCCAATCAGGGTATCGGTATTGCGGCCAAAAGATTCACGACCTGGTACCAGTTCAATGGTGATAACAAAGTTGTCAGGATTCATCAACTCTTCACTGAAAATACGAAGCATTCATATCCTCCTAATTCAATATTGCGGGATTTTTGCTTAGTTCCAGGAACTCCCGGTTCAGATTGCCACACAGGTGAAATAATTCAAGAATTAAAAAACGTTTCCATTGAGCAGGTGCAGTCGATCAAAGTTATCTTGAATTTAGCAAAAAGCCTGATGATGAACATATCATCTTGTTTCCCAGGGATTGATGGGGTAATGATGGGACGATCCAGAGGGTTTTCCCTGATTGCTTTTTTAACCATCCTTCTATAAGTAGTAATATGTTAATAAAGTCGATTAAATTTTATTTGTTTATAGCCGTGTCGGTTTATAAGAAACTCGCTTCGACCGACCGCCGGAAACGGGTGTTGCCCTTCACTCATTCTCGCAGGCCGTACATGGCCTGCTCCGAGGGAAATGGCAACTCCTTGGACCTCGTGTCCACCGTTGCCATTTAACCCGTTCAGGGCAACACCCGTTCCCACCGGCCTACTACTGTCGAGTTTCATGCTTCGTTGTGTCCACCAGGACATGTGGGTTTTATAAGAAACTCATGTCGAAACATCATTGTGAAAGTCTCGACTTTCGAGCCCTCTTTGGTTTCCCTGATCGGAACATTGTAAACCAAAGGGGATAGGATTTTTGCCCTTCCAGGCGTTAAGAAGCGCAGGCTGTTTGAGGACTTTAGCCCGCAGTTCCTGCGCTTTAGTCTGGAAGGGCAGAAATCCCCCCGACGTTTACCGTTCCGGTCAGGGTAACCAAAGGGGGCGGAATGGTACTATCGCCTGCCCTGTATCATCGTGTTTCATATTTCGTTGTGTCCGCTAGGACATGTGGGTTATAAAAAAGAAAGGCTCTATCGGGGGGGGCATCCGTTACCTGGGAGTCGCGTGACTTTAAGATTAACCGTACAAAAACAGGACCCGTATGTTACCGATACTCATATTTTGCACGCTGTTGGCTCTATTGACGGCCCTGCTGCCTTTATCGCGAAATTCACATTGGATTATCAGAGGGCTGGATTTCCCTCGATTGCAGTTTACGGTATTTGCAACTGTTTTGTTGATTGCTCATTATTATTTCCTCGATTCTCAAATGATTATCACCCAGGTACTGATTCTTGCCACGACTTTGTGTTTAATCTGGCAATTGTGGTGGATCTTGCCCTATTCTTTTTTATGGCCCAAAGAGGTCAAAACTTCCAGTGATGGTAGTGCTGATAAACAAATCAGCATTCTCACATCTAATGTACTCACTCCAAATCGTAATGCCGATGCGTTGATCAGGCTGGTTAAAAAGCATCAGCCCGATGTTTTAGTAACGCTGGAATCAGACCAATGGTGGGAAGACAAGCTTAAGGTCTTAGAGGCTGAAATGCCTTACAGCATTAAATGTCCCCTTGACAACCTCTATGGCATGCATGTTTTTTCACGTTTGCCCTTAGGTGGGCAAGAGATTTGCTATTTAGTTGAGAAGGATATACCATCCATACATGCAACATTAGAGTTGAGAACAGGTGACAAAATTCGTGCGCATTTCCTTCATCCAGCCCCCCCAAGCCCAACAGAAAATCCTGAATCAGCGGAGCGGGATGCTGAATTGGTGATTGTGGCTCGAAGTGTAGCCGAGAGTGACCAACCTGTGATCGTAACCGGTGATCTTAATGACGTTGCTTGGTCGGCCACAACTCGACTTTTTCGTAAAATAAGCGGATTGCTTGATCCGCGAGTGGGACGTGGCGTGTTTAATACTTTTCATGCGGATTACTTGATTGTGCGTTGGCCTTTGGATCATTTGTTTCACAGTCAACATTTTACGTTGCAAGACATTCAACGTTTGCCTTCGATTGGTTCGGATCATTTTCCTCTACTGACGATACTCTCGTTTACTCCGTTGCGAAGTGCCAGGCAGAAAGGTGTACAAGCCCGCGCTTCTGATCATGAGTGGGCGAAAGAGATATCTGAAGAACAGAATGTGGGCAAGAATGACGTGCCAAAGCCAGGCAAGACAGACTGATCAGCATCGTGATAGGGGTCCAAGGCCATCAAGATGAAATTTTCCACATGGTGCGTTTTTTAAGCTGTATTCTTTGTTGTATTAATGGGCACACATTTTAATATGCTCCAATTAATGCGCCTTGAAGACAAGCAAAAAGCCTGCATTCTATTGGCGTGTTTTAATATTTCCATGGTCCTAAAGGGGTGAAGTGTGATTCAAGATATCCGTAATACCCGAACCATTATTCTGAATAGTGGTAGTGCTGAAGCCAAGAAAGAGGAGATTCGCGACTATTTTCACGCGACGTACAGCATTGATGAACAGCTATATGAAACCCTCAAAGACGATGAGTGTTTTTATGTCCGGGCAGAGTTGCTGAGACACCCATTGATTTTTTATTTAGGTCATACGGCGGCCTTTTACATCAATAAGCTGATCATTGCAAAACTCATTGATCAACGCATCAATCCCAGATATGAATCAATGTTCTCAGTTGGCGTGGACGAGATGTCATGGGATGACCTGGATGAATCCCACTATGACTGGCCGACGGTGGCTGAAGTCAAAGCATACCGGGATGAAGTCCGCAAGGTTGTGGATGCGCTGATCACCTCCATGCCACTGGTTATGCCCATTACCTGGGATCATCCGTTTTGGACAATTTTGATGGGCATTGAACATCAGCGGATTCACCTTGAGACCTCTTCGGTCATTATCCGGCAACTTCCCATCGATCAGGTCCACATGCTCCCCTTATGGGAGATCTGTCCTGATACAGGCACTGCCCCGGAAAATGAATTGCTGTCCGTGCCAGGCGGTGGGGTAAACCTGGGAAAATCCAAGGACAGTCCTCTATACGGCTGGGATAATGAATTTGGCCAACATCAGAAAGATGTCTGGGACTTTTCTGCTTCCAGATACCTGGTTTCCAATTATGAATTTTTAAAATTTGTGGCGGATAAGGGATATTTTAAAAGTGAATTCTGGACAGAAGAGGGCAAGCGCTGGGTCGATTTTACAAAAGCCGAACACCCGCTGTTCTGGATCAAAAAACGAGACACCTACCAGCTTCGGACCATGTTACAAATTATTGAAATGCCCTGGGACTGGCCCGTGGAAGTCAACTATCTGGAGGCCAGGGCGTTTTGTAACTGGATGGGGGCAAAACATGACCAGTCGATTCGGCTGCCCACGGAAGATGAGTGGTATCGGTTACGGGACCTGCACAACATCCCGGATCAGCCTTACTGGGAAAAGGCACCGGGTAATATCAATCTGGAACACTGGGCATCATCCTGTCCGGTCACACGGTTTTGTTTTGGTGATTTCTACGACATCATCGGAAATGTCTGGCAATGGACGGAAACCCCCATTACCGGATTTGCCGGGTTTAAAGTCCATCCCTTTTACGATGATTTTTCCACCCCTACTTTTGACACCCGACATAACCTGATAAAAGGCGGTTCCTGGATTTCAACGGGGAATGCGGCCACCCGGGATTCCAGGTATGCATTTCGTCGCCATTTTTTCCAGCACGCAGGGTTTCGATACGTACAATCCAAACAACCATTGGAGGATCAGCAAGCCATGTACGAAAATGACAGGGCCGTATCACAATATTGTCAAGCGCACTACGGAGAAGACTATTATAATGTTGAAAATTTCCCGTTGAAATGTGCGAGTCTGGCGCTCGGATATATGATGGACCGCCCCAAAATCAAAGCGCTTGATCTGGGATGTGCTGTGGGGCGTTCCACGTTTGAACTTGCCAGGGAATTCAATTCTGTTGACGGTCTTGATTTCTCGGCCCGATTTATCCAGGTCGCCTTCCAAATGAAGCAGAAAAGCAGTATCCATTTTGAATTACAAGAGGAAGGCGATATTGTATCGTACCACGAGAAAAAACTGGAAGAACTGGGCCTGGAGCAATCCAAGCATAAAGTGGCGTTTTTCCAGGCCGATGCTTCCAACCTTAAACCCCGGTTCACCGGGTATGACCTTATCCTGGCTGCCAACCTGATTGATAGACTCTACGACCCGGTGAAATTTTTAACCACGATTCATTCCCGACTGAATACCAACGGGGTCCTGGTGTTGACGTCTCCCTATACCTGGCTGGAAGAATTTACAAAAAAAGAGAACTGGGTGGGAGGCATTCGAAAGAATGGAGAACCCTATACAACGCTGGAGGGATTAACGGATATTCTCAGTCATCATTTCAAAATGCTCGATGCCCCTCGTGATATTGAGTTTGTAATTCGTGAGACCCGGAGAAAATTTCAGCATACAATATCCCAGATGACCGTGTGGGAAAAAAGAAGCGAACAGGCGCCAGACACGCATGCCGTTTAAAACATAAGTCCTTAACGCCTCCCATCTTTGCTCGGATTTATCAAAAGAATTGCAACTGTGCAGTTCTCGCTGTCCCATAAATTCCACGGCTGCCGCTGGGAAGCATCGTGATCCAGATAGGACATTCCCATGCCCCACGTCTTTCAAAATCCA
Coding sequences:
- a CDS encoding ABC transporter permease, whose translation is MISLAGRDIMHSWGKFVFTGMGLGLLIGITLSMAGIYRGMVDDAKVLLDNSGADLWVVQKDTLGPYAESSSIYDDIWRGIRGMAGVERAANITYLTMQVGKQAGDVRAMVTGVTPGGPGTPGWPPHLVAGRQITRSHYEAVADIASGFKLGERIQIRRNQYTVVGLTRRMVSSNGDPMVFIPLKDAQEAQFLKDNDAIRGQRRRTAENPALNPLLDAVIASQTTNPYVNAVLVQVEAGHDPEKVAGSIRRWKRLTVYTRSQMEEILVGKLIATSARQIFMFLVILSIVSSAIVAFIIYTLTLGKIREIAVLKLLGTRNRTIVGLIMQQSIALGLIGFVVGKISATLLMAPIFPKYVLLQPLDSVMGFIAVVIICILSSIIAIRAALRVDPAEAIGG
- a CDS encoding ABC transporter ATP-binding protein, whose protein sequence is MTAKGIRIEGVKKRYGSGDTAVDALKMVDMHVAPGEVVGLIGPSGSGKSTLLKCLGAVIEPTAGKMILGDDIIYDDGWKVKDLRALRRDRIGFVFQAPYLIPFLDVTDNVALLPMLAGMPNTEARKRAIELFKALDVEHRAKAMPSQLSGGEQQRVAIARGLVNRPPVILADEPTAPLDSERALAVIRILNDMAQKFETAIIVVTHDEKIIPTFKRIYNIREGVTYEEKGEGRGFK
- a CDS encoding efflux transporter outer membrane subunit, coding for MNKNKMVSYTLIGVYAFLLTGCALGPDFQPPVPPDVAGYTSTPLTPNFEASPTMLGDPQNIIKGERPTKYWWEGMGVEKLDMLISEALEHNPTLMAAAASLRQAQELYAAKAGSTLYPQAEANLTGQRQRFNPNSSGLIDDARQFGLYNASLGVTYTFDLAGGNRRALEALAARSDYQQFQLEGARLTLVANIVTTAIAQARLKRQTEIIENILTSQENQIELTLERIRLGHGEPDDALALQTQLEQTRAQLTPLRYQLQQNNHFLAVLVGRAPGERLLPSFTLEDFTLPPELPLLIPSELVHARPDILGAEALLHASNAEYGVAVSKLYPQLNLSADLGSQALTTGALFGGGSAVWSLVGQLTQPLFKPGLPAEKRAALSAFDAAAANYQSVVLEALRNVADVLRALENDSKRLEALSAADLAAEKSLESAQRRYRLGATSYYDLLIAQQQRLQTELDLTEGQAKRLVNTAAFYQAMGLDHRFDQ
- a CDS encoding protein kinase domain-containing protein — protein: MSNKRLNCWEYMGCGLEPGGVNAGLGKICPAASDQSFSGINSGKNAGRFCWAVPNTLCLKDRQGHYLEKREKCKECDFYHMVLAEEGTRNLRTKFLRFVHCRQKESSFLKQLRRTLIKPGKRFVFQGKEMDEAYIIRQGACIVLVEKNGRLYPVDHRSEGDLVNMSALFTGEPSMAHVEAESEIDAWVIKRSEFEDIPKNDPDLWEFLTEIVANRFDSKRPTSYRTIGNYLATDIIGRGGYSIVYRGKDLVSGNPVAIKMMRHHLVLDSDFLARLKKEAHIVDMLAHGNIIKVYDMVERYRTIFIIMEYLEGESILEIIQRHKTISPPKAINYLVQTCQAIHYAYCSGILHKDINPGNLMIVEDDRVKLVDFGLACSIHEDDDIFDGAYPYLAPELLKGERASLQSEIYSLGISAFEMVTGQRPYPEEDSVLFTRMRCEKEIPNPEQIVPELPRGLNQFIVKACKIDPAQRFKNMTEALELLKR
- a CDS encoding hemerythrin domain-containing protein — encoded protein: MDVLSRLTQEHAHILQGINYLEKARDLLEQNRQPSVDFFKTAVLFFEEYADQLHHYKEEYLLFSVLASKKGGRIDLGIGSLRYQHELNRRCIKKIEDSLTGYEKCGEIATTTLLENLAVYISILKRHIFIENRLFYPMAETELSEDEKRELKNQFDEEEAGYNTRQMISDNLSRLQKMKELIFEIKKS
- a CDS encoding methylenetetrahydrofolate reductase C-terminal domain-containing protein codes for the protein MLRIFSEELMNPDNFVITIELVPGRESFGRNTDTLIGIAKDAFSDGRVSAVSITDNPGGNPSLSPDVLGYEIFRHGLDVIVHFTCRDMNRVGMESRALQLARMGMKNILCLTGDYSGKGFGGRGAPVFDLDSVLLTRMVKGLSNRMMTSGDPDPFFSGCGVSPFKTLKSECLAQYKKLDMKIDAGASFAITQLGYDINKFNELIRYHNEKNAHIPVMASVFLLSPKAARAMNKHRVPGAHVSDALYEKVTQEWKIPKEGLNAAIERSARLGAILKGIGFRGIHIGGVHRSFTTVARILDRMEKIGDDWPAHMNEFSGKEKNAYYVYDKIVEDKNIPAFKPGLKERVINHWPYGMLCFAHNLFFNKTAGLAPVYRKLAAFLESHDKEWVLKHCLEDPIKIPLLSCQSCGDCGIQHTAFLCPESGCPKHTRNGPCGGSRNGACEVYPDKECIWVRAYKRLDYAGKLSTFLEDKVPPRNWELNKTSSWINFHLNRDHQKEKKQIKQQP
- a CDS encoding endonuclease/exonuclease/phosphatase family protein encodes the protein MLPILIFCTLLALLTALLPLSRNSHWIIRGLDFPRLQFTVFATVLLIAHYYFLDSQMIITQVLILATTLCLIWQLWWILPYSFLWPKEVKTSSDGSADKQISILTSNVLTPNRNADALIRLVKKHQPDVLVTLESDQWWEDKLKVLEAEMPYSIKCPLDNLYGMHVFSRLPLGGQEICYLVEKDIPSIHATLELRTGDKIRAHFLHPAPPSPTENPESAERDAELVIVARSVAESDQPVIVTGDLNDVAWSATTRLFRKISGLLDPRVGRGVFNTFHADYLIVRWPLDHLFHSQHFTLQDIQRLPSIGSDHFPLLTILSFTPLRSARQKGVQARASDHEWAKEISEEQNVGKNDVPKPGKTD
- the ovoA gene encoding 5-histidylcysteine sulfoxide synthase, whose product is MIQDIRNTRTIILNSGSAEAKKEEIRDYFHATYSIDEQLYETLKDDECFYVRAELLRHPLIFYLGHTAAFYINKLIIAKLIDQRINPRYESMFSVGVDEMSWDDLDESHYDWPTVAEVKAYRDEVRKVVDALITSMPLVMPITWDHPFWTILMGIEHQRIHLETSSVIIRQLPIDQVHMLPLWEICPDTGTAPENELLSVPGGGVNLGKSKDSPLYGWDNEFGQHQKDVWDFSASRYLVSNYEFLKFVADKGYFKSEFWTEEGKRWVDFTKAEHPLFWIKKRDTYQLRTMLQIIEMPWDWPVEVNYLEARAFCNWMGAKHDQSIRLPTEDEWYRLRDLHNIPDQPYWEKAPGNINLEHWASSCPVTRFCFGDFYDIIGNVWQWTETPITGFAGFKVHPFYDDFSTPTFDTRHNLIKGGSWISTGNAATRDSRYAFRRHFFQHAGFRYVQSKQPLEDQQAMYENDRAVSQYCQAHYGEDYYNVENFPLKCASLALGYMMDRPKIKALDLGCAVGRSTFELAREFNSVDGLDFSARFIQVAFQMKQKSSIHFELQEEGDIVSYHEKKLEELGLEQSKHKVAFFQADASNLKPRFTGYDLILAANLIDRLYDPVKFLTTIHSRLNTNGVLVLTSPYTWLEEFTKKENWVGGIRKNGEPYTTLEGLTDILSHHFKMLDAPRDIEFVIRETRRKFQHTISQMTVWEKRSEQAPDTHAV